The genomic region GGATCAATGCTGTTAGCCAATCCATCCGTTTTATCCCTGGTTAATTACTCATCTTTAGGTTTTTTCATGATGGCATATATCTCCACCACAAATCCACTGAGGATAAGAAGAGGCGCAAGGGTCATCCTCTGGAAGCTGAATAACCTGTAACTAAAGACATTCGGATCATGAGAACCGCCCCCGATCATCAGAAGAAATCCGAGAAATATCAGGGCAAGACCAATGATCATCAGACGATAATTTTCTTTCCCAAAGGCAAAATCGGATGGCTTATTTTCTGCAGCCTTTGGTTTCTGTGCGGAAGGTGTGCTGACTTTTTTCGTTTGTAGCTTGCTCATAATCTTATAAATATAATTTGTCAGTGCTTATT from Bacteroidota bacterium harbors:
- a CDS encoding DUF3098 domain-containing protein translates to MSKLQTKKVSTPSAQKPKAAENKPSDFAFGKENYRLMIIGLALIFLGFLLMIGGGSHDPNVFSYRLFSFQRMTLAPLLILSGFVVEIYAIMKKPKDE